The Bombus fervidus isolate BK054 chromosome 8, iyBomFerv1, whole genome shotgun sequence genome window below encodes:
- the Plc21c gene encoding phospholipase C at 21C isoform X1, whose protein sequence is MTGGGAWTCSEHLRYDARKNVLLDQYPSGRMAGNKTTGSVLQFRPIEVSQQLQDGEKFIKWDEDSGIVTPVTLKVDKFGFYLHWVDQHNEMDMLDIAVIRDTRTGKHAKVPKDAKLKHLVTMGSQDSLEEKTVTICYGSDFVNMNFINFCTTRAEVAQHWTEQIFQLAYNLSLLNISTTMFLQKAHTKLTLGADKSEKIPVKNIIRMFTQNKEDRKRVEKALDISGFPSGKNDVISLQKFQFEDFFNFYKSLTQRSDVEKVFERIVGNNKRRLMSITQFVDFLNKTQRDPRLNEILYPYANEARAKDIISQYEPNKCNANRGQLSFDGFLRYLMSEDNPIVALSKLELSDDMDQPLAHYFINSSHNTYLTGHQLTGKSSVEIYRQCLLAGCRCVELDFWNGKFDEPVIVHGYTFVPEISARDVIEAIAESAFKTSEYPVILSFENHCNPRQQAKIAQYCRELFGEMLLDSPLESHKLEPGQELPPPSLLKRKIIIKNKKKHHHKKKEHKKKEPTPITESEEGIQENEDNGVTNQVAEGENGTSPDIVPQAETTDNDQQIGNGDISHPPMLQQRQSSKDSTQDDEDEEEESSTEEDESNVEDIKCDKVPAPDKVASSAKETEAGAEISALVNYVQPVHFNSFESAEKKNRMYEMSSFDEKQATTLLKERPLEFVNYNKHQLSRVYPAGTRFDSSNFMPQVFWNAGCQLVALNYQTLDLAMQLNLGIFEYNQRCGYLLKPEFMRRKDQRLDPFAESTVDGIIAGTVHIHVISAQFLTDKRVGTYVEVDMYGLPADTVRKRFRTKIVPNNGINPVYDEEPFIFKKVVLPELASIRIAAYEESGRLIGHRVLPVVGLCPGYRHVALRTECGQPLPLANLFLHVIVKDYVPDGLSELAEALANPIKYQSETEKREKQLSVLTDCAEDLEEIDDKPKVGEGATSSKPAEEIVKTKRLQSVGELPTLAPTSTNVHGRPSVAGINTSDSQDNEHGASTPTVQAVDASTNKSPVNVSGMSDEIVAESLEKLMENKLVREKKMELEKKLESLRKKHEKEKLRMQTQKGSIDGEKHKSKFYVSHKLVKRLSSRNIFSSEVGLSTLALAETSECPDIENREGNGGAPKGLPRSQSERLLAVCKAHVQQERELQEKYYESLFSTVEKVMKTSQSNQLKTLRVLLERETADVMRKLQATRHGEVKQLAKVHKDKAELDRMKREVAKSTVEKGVNECTRLTKIYEKKKAELERQHEQVRQRLEAERTKIKASLMAEYSSRCSKFESGELPLSPSGGTSMPESLSGNTY, encoded by the exons ATGACGGGTGGCGGTGCTTGGACTTGCTCGGAACACCTTCGGTACGACGCGCGGAAGAATGTTCTTCTGGACCAA TATCCTTCAGGCAGGATGGCGGGTAACAAAACAACAGGTAGTGTCTTGCAATTTAGACCGATTGAGGTGTCTCAACAACTACAAGATGGagaaaaattcatcaaatGGGATGAG gaTTCTGGTATAGTAACTCCAGTAACATTGAAGGTAGATAAGTTTGGATTCTATTTGCATTGGGTGGATCAACATAATGAGATGGATATGTTGGATATTGCTGTAATAAGAGATACAAGAACTGGGAAACATGCAAAAGTACCAAAG GATGCCAAATTAAAGCATCTTGTGACAATGGGTTCTCAAGATTCTTTAGAGGAAAAGACAGTAACAATTTGCTATGGATCTGACTTTgtcaatatgaattttattaacttcTGTACAACACGAGCAGAAGTTGCACAACATTGGACAGAGCAAATTTTTCAGCTCGCgtataatttatctttattaaatatcagCACAACTATGTTTTTACAAAAAGCACACACTAAACTTACACTTGGAGCTGATAAGTCAGAAAAGATTCCTGTAAAGAA CATAATAAGAATGTTTACGCAAAACAAAGAAGATCGTAAACGCGTCGAGAAAGCACTTGATATTTCCGGTTTTCCATCTGGGAAA AATGACGTAATAtcattacaaaaatttcaatttgaagattttttcaacttttataaATCTCTTACTCAACGATCGGATGTTGAAAAAGTTTTCGAACGCATCGTAGGCAATAATAAGCGTAGGCTAATGTCCATCACTCAATTTGTTGATTTTTTGAATAAAACTCAAAGAGATCCGCGTTTAAACGAGATATTGTATCCTTATGCAAACGAGGCGAGAGCAAAGGACATTATAAGTCAATATGAACCAAATAAATGTAATGCCAACCGGGGTCAACTAAGTTTCGATGGATTTTTGAGGTATTTAATGAGCGAAGATAACCCAATCGTAGCTTTATCGAAACTTGAATTATCGGATGATATGGATCAGCCGCTTgcgcattactttataaattcTAGTCACAATACATACTTAACAG gacATCAACTTACCGGAAAAAGTTCCGTTGAAATATATCGTCAGTGTCTGCTTGCTGGTTGTAGATGTGTAGAATTGGACTTTTGGAACGGAAAATTTGATGAACCTGTCATTGTGCAtgg ataTACATTTGTACCTGAAATAAGTGCACGAGATGTAATTGAAGCAATTGCTGAAAGTGCTTTCAAAACATCAGAATATCCTGTTATTCTTAGCTTTGAAAATCATTGTAATCCAAGACAGCAAGCTAAAATAGCTCAGTATTGTAGAGAATTATTTGGAGAAATGCTGCTAGATTCACCTCTTGAATCTCATAAG TTGGAACCAGGACAAGAGTTACCACCTCCATCTTTATTAAAACGTAAGATTATAATtaagaacaaaaagaaacatCATCATAAGAAAAAGGAGCATAAGAAGAAGGAACCGACACCAATAACAGAATCTGAAGAAGGAATTCAAGAAAACGAAGATAACGGAGTAACGAATCAAGTAGCAGAAGGAGAGAATGGTACGTCACCAGATATTGTTCCTCAAGCTGAAACGACCGACAATGATCAGCAAATTGGAAATGGAGACATTTCACATCCCCCTATGCTGCAGCAGAGGCAAAGTAGTAAGGATAGCACTCAGGATGATGAAG aTGAAGAAGAGGAATCAAGCACAGAAGAGGATGAATCAAACGTGGAGGACATTAAATGTGATAAAGTGCCTGCACCTGACAAAGTAGCATCTAGCGCGAAAGAAACGGAAGCTGGAGCGGAAATTTCAGCTTTAGTTAATTACGTACAACCTGTTCATTTCAACAGTTTCGAATCAGCTGAAA AAAAAAATCGTATGTACGAGATGTCATCATTCGACGAAAAACAAGCTACGACACTTTTAAAAGAAAGACCATTAgagtttgtaaattataataaacatcaACTATCTAGAGTGTACCCGGCAGGTACGCGTTTTGACTCTAGTAATTTTATGCCTCAAGTGTTTTGGAATGCGGGTTGTCAGCTGGTTGCATTAAATTATCAGACACTTG ATCTTGCAATGCAATTAAACTTGGGAATTTTTGAATATAATCAACGTTGCGGGTATCTTCTGAAGCCAGAATTTATGAGACGAAAAGATCAACGATTGGATCCTTTCGCGGAATCAACTGTAGATGGTATTATAGCAGGAACAGTTCATATACACGTAATATCGGCTCAGTTCTTAACAGACAAAAGAGTGGGTACTTATGTGGAAGTAGATATGTATGGTTTACCAGCAGACACAGTGAGAAAAAGATTTCGTACGAAAATTGTTCCAAACAATGGAATTAACCCTGTGTACGACGAGGAAcctttcatatttaaaaag gttgtcctgCCTGAACTTGCTTCAATTAGAATAGCTGCGTACGAGGAATCAGGTCGTTTAATTGGTCACAGAGTATTACCTGTAGTTGGGTTATGTCCGGGCTACCGACATGTTGCTCTTAGAACAGAATGTGGTCAACCATTACCATtagcaaatttatttttacacgtaATTGTGAAGGATTACGTACCAGATGGGCTGAGTGAGCTTGCCGAAGCTTTGGCAAATCCAATTAAATATCAGAgtgaaacagaaaaaagggaaaagcaATTATCAGTTCTTACAGATTGTGCAGAAGATCTGGAGGAAATTGAT GATAAGCCTAAAGTTGGTGAAGGAGCAACTTCTTCTAAACCAGCT GAGGAAATCGTTAAGACAAAAAGATTACAATCTGTCGGTGAATTACCAACACTTGCTCCGACATCTACGAATGTTCATGGTAGACCATCTGTTGCTGGTATAAACACATCTGATTCACAAGATAATGAGCATGGAGCGTCGACACCTACGGTTCAAGCCGTTGATGCTTCTACAAATAAAAGTCCAGTTAATGTCAGCGGCA TGAGTGATGAAATAGTGGCTGAATCGTTAGAAAAGTTAATGGAGAACAAACTCGTccgagagaaaaaaatggaGCTTGAGAAAAAACTCGAATCATTACGGAAAAAgcacgagaaagaaaaattaaggaTGCAAACGCAAAAAGGGTCTATTGATGGTGAAAAGCACAAATCGAAATTTTATGTCAGCCATAAATTAGTGAAACGGTTGTCGAGTAGGAACAT tttttcAAGCGAAGTAGGGTTGAGCACGTTAGCTTTAGCAGAAACATCAGAATGCCCAGACATAGAAAATCGCGAAGGAAATGGTGGAGCTCCAAAGGGACTTCCCAGAAGTCAGAGCGAACGTTTGCTGGCCGTATGTAAAGCTCATGTGCAACAAGAACGGGAACTTCAAGAAAAGTATTATGAAAGCCTGTTTTCAACAGTAGAGAAAGTAATGAAAACCTCTCAATCTaatcaattaaaaacattGAGAGTACTTTTGGAACGAGAAACCGCCGATGTTATGAGAAAGCTTCAAGCCACGAGGCATGGAGAA GTGAAACAGCTAGCAAAAGTACATAAAGATAAAGCCGAGCTAGATCGTATGAAGAGGGAAGTTGCAAAGTCCACGGTTGAAAAGGGCGTGAATGAATGTACACGGTTAACGAAAATTTATGAGAAAAAGAAGGCAGAGCTGGAACGACAGCACGAACAAGTTCGACAAAGGCTAGAAGCAGAAAGGACAAAG ATCAAAGCATCTCTAATGGCAGAGTATAGCAGTCGATGTAGTAAATTCGAGAGTGGGGAGCTACCTTTGTCACCATCCGGCGGAACTAGTATGCCGGAATCTCTTAGTGGGAATACGTATTGA
- the Plc21c gene encoding phospholipase C at 21C isoform X2: MTGGGAWTCSEHLRYDARKNVLLDQYPSGRMAGNKTTGSVLQFRPIEVSQQLQDGEKFIKWDEDSGIVTPVTLKVDKFGFYLHWVDQHNEMDMLDIAVIRDTRTGKHAKVPKDAKLKHLVTMGSQDSLEEKTVTICYGSDFVNMNFINFCTTRAEVAQHWTEQIFQLAYNLSLLNISTTMFLQKAHTKLTLGADKSEKIPVKNIIRMFTQNKEDRKRVEKALDISGFPSGKNDVISLQKFQFEDFFNFYKSLTQRSDVEKVFERIVGNNKRRLMSITQFVDFLNKTQRDPRLNEILYPYANEARAKDIISQYEPNKCNANRGQLSFDGFLRYLMSEDNPIVALSKLELSDDMDQPLAHYFINSSHNTYLTGHQLTGKSSVEIYRQCLLAGCRCVELDFWNGKFDEPVIVHGYTFVPEISARDVIEAIAESAFKTSEYPVILSFENHCNPRQQAKIAQYCRELFGEMLLDSPLESHKLEPGQELPPPSLLKRKIIIKNKKKHHHKKKEHKKKEPTPITESEEGIQENEDNGVTNQVAEGENGTSPDIVPQAETTDNDQQIGNGDISHPPMLQQRQSSKDSTQDDEDEEEESSTEEDESNVEDIKCDKVPAPDKVASSAKETEAGAEISALVNYVQPVHFNSFESAEKKNRMYEMSSFDEKQATTLLKERPLEFVNYNKHQLSRVYPAGTRFDSSNFMPQVFWNAGCQLVALNYQTLDLAMQLNLGIFEYNQRCGYLLKPEFMRRKDQRLDPFAESTVDGIIAGTVHIHVISAQFLTDKRVGTYVEVDMYGLPADTVRKRFRTKIVPNNGINPVYDEEPFIFKKVVLPELASIRIAAYEESGRLIGHRVLPVVGLCPGYRHVALRTECGQPLPLANLFLHVIVKDYVPDGLSELAEALANPIKYQSETEKREKQLSVLTDCAEDLEEIDEEIVKTKRLQSVGELPTLAPTSTNVHGRPSVAGINTSDSQDNEHGASTPTVQAVDASTNKSPVNVSGMSDEIVAESLEKLMENKLVREKKMELEKKLESLRKKHEKEKLRMQTQKGSIDGEKHKSKFYVSHKLVKRLSSRNIFSSEVGLSTLALAETSECPDIENREGNGGAPKGLPRSQSERLLAVCKAHVQQERELQEKYYESLFSTVEKVMKTSQSNQLKTLRVLLERETADVMRKLQATRHGEVKQLAKVHKDKAELDRMKREVAKSTVEKGVNECTRLTKIYEKKKAELERQHEQVRQRLEAERTKIKASLMAEYSSRCSKFESGELPLSPSGGTSMPESLSGNTY; the protein is encoded by the exons ATGACGGGTGGCGGTGCTTGGACTTGCTCGGAACACCTTCGGTACGACGCGCGGAAGAATGTTCTTCTGGACCAA TATCCTTCAGGCAGGATGGCGGGTAACAAAACAACAGGTAGTGTCTTGCAATTTAGACCGATTGAGGTGTCTCAACAACTACAAGATGGagaaaaattcatcaaatGGGATGAG gaTTCTGGTATAGTAACTCCAGTAACATTGAAGGTAGATAAGTTTGGATTCTATTTGCATTGGGTGGATCAACATAATGAGATGGATATGTTGGATATTGCTGTAATAAGAGATACAAGAACTGGGAAACATGCAAAAGTACCAAAG GATGCCAAATTAAAGCATCTTGTGACAATGGGTTCTCAAGATTCTTTAGAGGAAAAGACAGTAACAATTTGCTATGGATCTGACTTTgtcaatatgaattttattaacttcTGTACAACACGAGCAGAAGTTGCACAACATTGGACAGAGCAAATTTTTCAGCTCGCgtataatttatctttattaaatatcagCACAACTATGTTTTTACAAAAAGCACACACTAAACTTACACTTGGAGCTGATAAGTCAGAAAAGATTCCTGTAAAGAA CATAATAAGAATGTTTACGCAAAACAAAGAAGATCGTAAACGCGTCGAGAAAGCACTTGATATTTCCGGTTTTCCATCTGGGAAA AATGACGTAATAtcattacaaaaatttcaatttgaagattttttcaacttttataaATCTCTTACTCAACGATCGGATGTTGAAAAAGTTTTCGAACGCATCGTAGGCAATAATAAGCGTAGGCTAATGTCCATCACTCAATTTGTTGATTTTTTGAATAAAACTCAAAGAGATCCGCGTTTAAACGAGATATTGTATCCTTATGCAAACGAGGCGAGAGCAAAGGACATTATAAGTCAATATGAACCAAATAAATGTAATGCCAACCGGGGTCAACTAAGTTTCGATGGATTTTTGAGGTATTTAATGAGCGAAGATAACCCAATCGTAGCTTTATCGAAACTTGAATTATCGGATGATATGGATCAGCCGCTTgcgcattactttataaattcTAGTCACAATACATACTTAACAG gacATCAACTTACCGGAAAAAGTTCCGTTGAAATATATCGTCAGTGTCTGCTTGCTGGTTGTAGATGTGTAGAATTGGACTTTTGGAACGGAAAATTTGATGAACCTGTCATTGTGCAtgg ataTACATTTGTACCTGAAATAAGTGCACGAGATGTAATTGAAGCAATTGCTGAAAGTGCTTTCAAAACATCAGAATATCCTGTTATTCTTAGCTTTGAAAATCATTGTAATCCAAGACAGCAAGCTAAAATAGCTCAGTATTGTAGAGAATTATTTGGAGAAATGCTGCTAGATTCACCTCTTGAATCTCATAAG TTGGAACCAGGACAAGAGTTACCACCTCCATCTTTATTAAAACGTAAGATTATAATtaagaacaaaaagaaacatCATCATAAGAAAAAGGAGCATAAGAAGAAGGAACCGACACCAATAACAGAATCTGAAGAAGGAATTCAAGAAAACGAAGATAACGGAGTAACGAATCAAGTAGCAGAAGGAGAGAATGGTACGTCACCAGATATTGTTCCTCAAGCTGAAACGACCGACAATGATCAGCAAATTGGAAATGGAGACATTTCACATCCCCCTATGCTGCAGCAGAGGCAAAGTAGTAAGGATAGCACTCAGGATGATGAAG aTGAAGAAGAGGAATCAAGCACAGAAGAGGATGAATCAAACGTGGAGGACATTAAATGTGATAAAGTGCCTGCACCTGACAAAGTAGCATCTAGCGCGAAAGAAACGGAAGCTGGAGCGGAAATTTCAGCTTTAGTTAATTACGTACAACCTGTTCATTTCAACAGTTTCGAATCAGCTGAAA AAAAAAATCGTATGTACGAGATGTCATCATTCGACGAAAAACAAGCTACGACACTTTTAAAAGAAAGACCATTAgagtttgtaaattataataaacatcaACTATCTAGAGTGTACCCGGCAGGTACGCGTTTTGACTCTAGTAATTTTATGCCTCAAGTGTTTTGGAATGCGGGTTGTCAGCTGGTTGCATTAAATTATCAGACACTTG ATCTTGCAATGCAATTAAACTTGGGAATTTTTGAATATAATCAACGTTGCGGGTATCTTCTGAAGCCAGAATTTATGAGACGAAAAGATCAACGATTGGATCCTTTCGCGGAATCAACTGTAGATGGTATTATAGCAGGAACAGTTCATATACACGTAATATCGGCTCAGTTCTTAACAGACAAAAGAGTGGGTACTTATGTGGAAGTAGATATGTATGGTTTACCAGCAGACACAGTGAGAAAAAGATTTCGTACGAAAATTGTTCCAAACAATGGAATTAACCCTGTGTACGACGAGGAAcctttcatatttaaaaag gttgtcctgCCTGAACTTGCTTCAATTAGAATAGCTGCGTACGAGGAATCAGGTCGTTTAATTGGTCACAGAGTATTACCTGTAGTTGGGTTATGTCCGGGCTACCGACATGTTGCTCTTAGAACAGAATGTGGTCAACCATTACCATtagcaaatttatttttacacgtaATTGTGAAGGATTACGTACCAGATGGGCTGAGTGAGCTTGCCGAAGCTTTGGCAAATCCAATTAAATATCAGAgtgaaacagaaaaaagggaaaagcaATTATCAGTTCTTACAGATTGTGCAGAAGATCTGGAGGAAATTGAT GAGGAAATCGTTAAGACAAAAAGATTACAATCTGTCGGTGAATTACCAACACTTGCTCCGACATCTACGAATGTTCATGGTAGACCATCTGTTGCTGGTATAAACACATCTGATTCACAAGATAATGAGCATGGAGCGTCGACACCTACGGTTCAAGCCGTTGATGCTTCTACAAATAAAAGTCCAGTTAATGTCAGCGGCA TGAGTGATGAAATAGTGGCTGAATCGTTAGAAAAGTTAATGGAGAACAAACTCGTccgagagaaaaaaatggaGCTTGAGAAAAAACTCGAATCATTACGGAAAAAgcacgagaaagaaaaattaaggaTGCAAACGCAAAAAGGGTCTATTGATGGTGAAAAGCACAAATCGAAATTTTATGTCAGCCATAAATTAGTGAAACGGTTGTCGAGTAGGAACAT tttttcAAGCGAAGTAGGGTTGAGCACGTTAGCTTTAGCAGAAACATCAGAATGCCCAGACATAGAAAATCGCGAAGGAAATGGTGGAGCTCCAAAGGGACTTCCCAGAAGTCAGAGCGAACGTTTGCTGGCCGTATGTAAAGCTCATGTGCAACAAGAACGGGAACTTCAAGAAAAGTATTATGAAAGCCTGTTTTCAACAGTAGAGAAAGTAATGAAAACCTCTCAATCTaatcaattaaaaacattGAGAGTACTTTTGGAACGAGAAACCGCCGATGTTATGAGAAAGCTTCAAGCCACGAGGCATGGAGAA GTGAAACAGCTAGCAAAAGTACATAAAGATAAAGCCGAGCTAGATCGTATGAAGAGGGAAGTTGCAAAGTCCACGGTTGAAAAGGGCGTGAATGAATGTACACGGTTAACGAAAATTTATGAGAAAAAGAAGGCAGAGCTGGAACGACAGCACGAACAAGTTCGACAAAGGCTAGAAGCAGAAAGGACAAAG ATCAAAGCATCTCTAATGGCAGAGTATAGCAGTCGATGTAGTAAATTCGAGAGTGGGGAGCTACCTTTGTCACCATCCGGCGGAACTAGTATGCCGGAATCTCTTAGTGGGAATACGTATTGA